Part of the Actinomycetota bacterium genome is shown below.
GAGATAGGCCGTGGACGGGGCGTCCGCCGGTTCAGCGGCGAGATCCTCGTCGAGAACAAGCGGATGCTCGAGCTGCTCCGCTCGACGCAGCTCGAGGTCGAGGTGGACGACGGGGTCGTCCGCGTCTCGGGTCCGGTGGGTGACTGGGGACCGGTCTTCAAGGCCCTGGAGATCGTGGCCCGGCAGGCGACGAGCGTCGCGGTCCGGGGGACGTCGTTGAAGCGAGGCCGCCGGCCCTAGTCCAGCTCCACGAGGCGGGCCGCGGCGCGGCCGTCGGCGATCTCCAGGAGGGCGACCGTGAAGGTGGGGGCGCGGCGGCGGTCCGTCGGGCTCCCCGGGTTCAGCAGCAGCAGGTCGTCGTGCTGCTCCACGAGCGGCATGTGGGAGTGTCCGAAGCAGACCACCTGGGCGTCGGGGAACGCGCGCCTGAGGCGACCCGGACGTCCCGCCGCCGATCCCGAGTCGTGCAACATGGCCACCCGCACACCCCCCACCTCGAGTTCGACCGTGTCGGTCGCCCCCCACTCCCGCACCGAGACCGGGTCGACGTTGCCCACTGCGCACCGCACCGGGGCGATCTCCGACAGCTCGTCGAGGAGGGCGGGATCGGCGACGTCGCCCGTGTGCAGGATCAGCTCCACATCGGAGATCGCCCGCCACGCCTCCACGGGAAGCGTCTTGGCGCGATAGGGCACGTGGGTGTCGCCGAGGACCGCGATCAGCACAGGCCGAGCGTAACCGGCATCATGTTCCGATGAGCAAGGGCGCCCTCACCCCGCAGGGCCAGGACTTCCCCCGCTGGTACCAGGAGGTCCTGGCCAAGGCCGAGATGGCCGAGAACGGGCCCGGACGCGGGACGATGATCATCCGGCCCTGGGGGTACGGGATCTGGGAGCGGGTCCAGTCGCGCATGGACGAGCTGATCAAGGAGACCGGCCACTCCAACGCGTACTTCCCTCTCTTCATCC
Proteins encoded:
- a CDS encoding metallophosphoesterase family protein is translated as MLIAVLGDTHVPYRAKTLPVEAWRAISDVELILHTGDVADPALLDELSEIAPVRCAVGNVDPVSVREWGATDTVELEVGGVRVAMLHDSGSAAGRPGRLRRAFPDAQVVCFGHSHMPLVEQHDDLLLLNPGSPTDRRRAPTFTVALLEIADGRAAARLVELD